In Amycolatopsis coloradensis, one genomic interval encodes:
- a CDS encoding oxidoreductase, which produces MDDPLIEAPVPPVPQDVEPGGVRWLRANVARFSRPEDHARRRALVLAELASMESLRDKAFALAGEMRGGPVERTVWTVPVAVLAAELGLPDVSRDVATVSGAYHPHTEIGADAEAAMRRLVETCGDADERTAARIGLLVQACDATAKLLGKALAARRPGEDVEDLLDRILREDPPVRVTRRWVGGEVVEVDLTKRPFGAGVKQCPGETQARQVAAGILDALLC; this is translated from the coding sequence ATGGACGATCCCCTGATCGAAGCCCCTGTCCCGCCGGTGCCCCAGGACGTCGAGCCGGGAGGTGTCCGGTGGTTGCGGGCGAACGTCGCCCGGTTCAGCCGCCCGGAGGACCACGCGCGACGGCGGGCGCTGGTGCTCGCCGAGCTCGCGTCGATGGAGTCCCTGCGGGACAAGGCTTTCGCGCTCGCCGGCGAAATGCGGGGCGGGCCGGTGGAACGGACCGTGTGGACGGTCCCGGTGGCCGTGCTGGCCGCGGAACTCGGCCTGCCGGACGTTTCCCGCGACGTCGCGACGGTTTCCGGCGCCTATCATCCGCACACGGAGATCGGGGCCGATGCCGAGGCGGCCATGCGGCGCCTGGTCGAAACCTGCGGTGACGCCGACGAGCGGACGGCCGCGCGGATCGGGCTCCTGGTGCAGGCCTGTGACGCGACGGCCAAGCTCCTGGGCAAGGCGCTGGCCGCCCGCCGGCCCGGCGAGGACGTCGAAGACCTGCTCGACCGGATCCTGCGTGAAGATCCGCCGGTCCGGGTCACCCGGCGGTGGGTCGGCGGCGAAGTGGTCGAGGTGGACCTGACGAAACGTCCGTTCGGAGCAGGGGTCAAGCAGTGCCCCGGGGAAACGCAGGCGCGGCAAGTGGCCGCGGGAATTCTCGACGCGCTCCTGTGCTAA
- a CDS encoding PaaX family transcriptional regulator yields MTAVSEATEVDGAGRAAQPRQLIVTVYGLYSRGEGGWLSVRSLIDLLAGVDVEEPAVRSSISRLKRRGILSAVRRNGAAGYELSETALAILREGDERIFRRERATPGDGWLLAVFSVPEAERHKRHVLRTQLARLGFGTASSGVWIAPAHLRDATSDMLRRLELEGYADLFHAEHLAFGDVREKIRDWWDLDQLESLYTAFLDEHAAALRRWQRRKTTDEAEAFADYVRVLTDWRRLPYLDPGLPAELLPPGWAGIRAADLFFTLHARLGEAAAAHVSRTLP; encoded by the coding sequence GTGACGGCCGTGTCGGAGGCAACCGAAGTCGACGGCGCGGGGCGGGCGGCGCAACCGCGCCAGCTGATCGTGACCGTGTACGGCCTCTATTCCCGCGGCGAGGGCGGCTGGCTCTCCGTCCGTTCCCTGATCGACCTGCTGGCGGGCGTGGACGTCGAGGAACCGGCCGTCCGGTCGTCGATCTCGCGGCTGAAACGGCGCGGGATCCTTTCCGCGGTACGCCGGAACGGCGCCGCGGGTTACGAGCTTTCCGAAACCGCGCTGGCGATCCTGCGCGAAGGAGACGAGCGGATCTTCCGCCGCGAACGCGCCACCCCCGGCGACGGCTGGCTGCTCGCGGTGTTCTCCGTCCCGGAAGCCGAACGGCACAAAAGGCACGTTCTTCGCACGCAGCTCGCCCGGCTCGGCTTCGGGACGGCGTCGTCCGGGGTCTGGATCGCGCCCGCGCACCTGCGTGACGCGACCTCCGACATGCTGCGACGGCTCGAACTCGAGGGGTACGCCGATCTCTTCCACGCCGAGCACCTCGCGTTCGGCGACGTGCGGGAGAAGATCCGTGACTGGTGGGACCTCGATCAACTCGAGTCGCTGTACACCGCCTTCCTCGACGAGCACGCGGCCGCGCTGCGGCGGTGGCAGCGGCGCAAGACCACGGACGAGGCCGAAGCGTTCGCCGACTACGTCCGCGTGCTGACCGACTGGCGGCGGCTGCCCTATCTCGACCCCGGCCTGCCCGCCGAACTGCTGCCCCCGGGCTGGGCGGGCATCCGGGCGGCGGACCTGTTCTTCACGCTGCACGCGAGGCTGGGCGAGGCCGCGGCCGCGCACGTCTCACGCACCCTGCCTTGA
- a CDS encoding nitroreductase family deazaflavin-dependent oxidoreductase has protein sequence MSEALDWNKNIIKEFRENGGKVGGPFEGGSLLLLTTTGAKSGEPRTSPLAYAEEDGKYVVAASYAGADKNPAWYHNILANPKVTVEVGTEKFDATAAVVLEDRAERDRLYAKMVGMMPGFADYEKKTDRVIPIVTISR, from the coding sequence TTGTCCGAAGCGCTCGACTGGAACAAGAACATCATCAAGGAGTTCCGCGAGAACGGGGGGAAGGTGGGCGGCCCGTTCGAGGGCGGCTCGCTGCTCCTCCTCACCACCACCGGGGCGAAGAGCGGCGAGCCTCGCACGTCGCCGCTCGCGTACGCGGAGGAGGACGGCAAGTACGTCGTCGCCGCGTCGTACGCCGGGGCGGACAAGAACCCTGCCTGGTACCACAACATCCTGGCGAACCCGAAGGTCACCGTCGAGGTCGGCACGGAGAAGTTCGACGCGACCGCGGCCGTCGTACTCGAAGACCGCGCCGAGCGTGACCGTCTCTACGCGAAGATGGTCGGCATGATGCCGGGCTTCGCGGACTACGAGAAGAAGACCGATCGGGTGATCCCGATCGTCACGATCTCCCGCTGA
- a CDS encoding PLDc N-terminal domain-containing protein, which yields MLYFNGFFGVLTLGLWIFCIVDVITTDEGSCRNMPKGMWLLLVLLVPLIGSIVWLVAGRPQNAARAPRGRYERESPAFPEYDRPGRFAATSAEDDEEFLRKCRERAEEQRRKAREG from the coding sequence ATGCTGTATTTCAATGGTTTCTTCGGCGTTCTCACGCTCGGTCTGTGGATCTTCTGCATCGTCGACGTGATCACCACGGACGAGGGATCGTGCCGCAACATGCCGAAGGGGATGTGGCTGCTGCTGGTGCTGCTCGTCCCGTTGATCGGCTCGATCGTCTGGCTGGTCGCAGGTCGTCCGCAGAATGCCGCCCGCGCCCCGCGCGGCCGCTACGAACGTGAGTCGCCGGCGTTCCCGGAGTACGACCGGCCGGGCCGCTTCGCCGCCACGAGCGCCGAGGACGACGAAGAGTTCCTTCGCAAGTGCCGGGAGCGCGCCGAAGAACAGCGCCGCAAAGCCCGTGAAGGCTGA